One Defluviimonas sp. SAOS-178_SWC DNA window includes the following coding sequences:
- a CDS encoding ABC transporter permease — MAAAHHDTPFQRWFNRKGWINVTIATPYIWLIFFFLLPFVIVLAMSFATRTPTAPPFSFGGDYPLLNTDHYARLFQDDLYIRAYLTSIMNAAFATVMCLLIGYPMALGLTRVSRSWRNILLMLVILPFWTSFLLRVYAWMGLMGSNSWFNKMLTGAYNWVVPSEWALRYIPMMNTNFAVVLVTVYSYLPFMILPLFANLEKLDRTLDEAAMDLGSRPSRVFFDVTLPLSVPGIIAGSMLVFIPASGELIIPSLVGSSSRPMIGRVIADEFTSARSWPMASAVAVALLVLLVVPLMLYTYYEGKSHEKKKEEA; from the coding sequence ATGGCCGCGGCACATCACGACACCCCGTTCCAGCGCTGGTTCAACCGCAAGGGCTGGATCAACGTCACCATCGCCACGCCCTACATCTGGCTGATCTTCTTCTTCCTCCTGCCCTTCGTCATCGTCCTCGCGATGAGCTTCGCGACCCGCACGCCCACGGCGCCGCCGTTCTCGTTCGGCGGCGATTATCCGCTCCTGAACACCGACCACTACGCGCGGCTTTTTCAGGACGATCTTTATATCCGCGCCTATCTGACCTCGATCATGAACGCGGCCTTCGCGACGGTGATGTGCCTGCTGATCGGCTACCCGATGGCGCTTGGCCTCACGCGGGTGTCGAGGTCGTGGCGCAACATCCTCCTGATGCTGGTGATCCTGCCGTTCTGGACCTCGTTCCTCCTGCGCGTTTACGCATGGATGGGGCTGATGGGGTCGAACAGCTGGTTCAACAAGATGCTGACCGGCGCCTATAACTGGGTCGTGCCATCAGAATGGGCCCTGCGCTACATCCCCATGATGAACACCAATTTCGCGGTCGTTCTGGTCACGGTCTATTCCTACCTGCCCTTCATGATCCTGCCGCTCTTCGCCAATCTCGAAAAGCTCGACCGGACGCTGGACGAGGCGGCGATGGATCTCGGCTCACGCCCCTCTCGGGTCTTCTTCGACGTGACCCTGCCGCTCTCGGTGCCCGGCATCATCGCCGGTTCCATGCTGGTCTTCATTCCCGCGTCGGGCGAACTGATCATCCCCTCGCTCGTCGGCTCCTCTTCGCGGCCGATGATCGGGCGGGTGATCGCGGATGAGTTCACTTCGGCCCGAAGCTGGCCAATGGCCTCGGCGGTGGCGGTGGCGCTCCTCGTTCTCCTCGTCGTGCCCTTGATGCTCTACACCTATTACGAGGGCAAATCGCACGAGAAGAAGAAGGAGGAGGCATGA
- a CDS encoding ABC transporter ATP-binding protein: MPEPARAATNVAVFPGAAPLAAAKEPPFIRIEGVTKRFGTFTAVSDVNLEIRKGEIFSLLGGSGCGKTTLLRMLAGFEDPTEGRIFIDGQDMTDLPPYERPVNMMFQSYALFPHMTVEKNVAYGLKHEDMTAAQRKERVRDMLALVQLTEFSHRKPHQISGGQRQRVALARALAKQPKVLLLDEPLAALDKKLREHTQFELMEIQEKTGTTFIVVTHDQEEAMTLSSRLAVMDKGRIKQIGTATEVYEYPNSKFVAGFIGSINFFPATVHDTKGDTARVDVPDLGGTVEARAIPGLAAGQEITLAVRPEKIALSRKRPEEANAFAGTVQSLAYFGKDSLYRIALPSGRILSVNSVNARRVGETERVADWEDAVFLSFDPAAAILLKD; encoded by the coding sequence ATGCCCGAACCCGCCCGTGCCGCCACGAATGTCGCGGTATTTCCCGGCGCAGCCCCCCTCGCGGCCGCCAAGGAACCGCCCTTCATCCGCATCGAAGGCGTCACGAAACGGTTCGGGACTTTCACGGCGGTCTCTGACGTCAACCTTGAGATCCGGAAGGGAGAGATCTTCTCCCTTCTAGGGGGGTCCGGCTGCGGCAAGACCACCCTCTTGCGGATGCTCGCCGGGTTCGAGGACCCGACCGAGGGCCGCATCTTCATAGACGGACAGGACATGACCGACCTGCCGCCCTACGAGCGGCCGGTGAACATGATGTTCCAGTCCTACGCGCTTTTCCCGCACATGACCGTCGAGAAGAACGTGGCCTACGGCCTCAAGCACGAGGACATGACCGCCGCCCAGCGCAAGGAGCGCGTACGGGACATGCTGGCGCTGGTGCAACTCACCGAGTTTTCCCACCGCAAGCCGCACCAGATCTCCGGCGGCCAGCGGCAGCGCGTGGCACTGGCCCGGGCGCTGGCGAAGCAGCCGAAGGTGCTCCTGCTCGACGAACCCCTGGCCGCGCTCGACAAGAAGCTGCGCGAACACACGCAGTTCGAGCTGATGGAGATTCAGGAAAAGACCGGCACGACCTTCATCGTCGTCACCCACGATCAGGAAGAGGCGATGACGCTTTCGTCGCGGCTCGCGGTCATGGACAAGGGCCGGATCAAGCAGATCGGGACCGCGACCGAGGTCTACGAATACCCAAACTCGAAATTCGTGGCGGGGTTCATCGGCTCGATCAACTTCTTTCCGGCGACTGTCCACGACACCAAGGGCGACACTGCGCGGGTCGACGTGCCCGACCTTGGCGGCACGGTCGAGGCGCGGGCAATCCCCGGCCTCGCGGCGGGGCAGGAGATCACGCTGGCGGTGCGGCCGGAAAAGATCGCGCTGTCACGAAAACGGCCCGAGGAAGCGAATGCCTTTGCCGGAACGGTGCAGAGTCTGGCCTATTTCGGCAAGGATAGTCTCTATCGCATCGCCCTTCCTTCCGGCCGCATCCTGTCGGTCAACTCCGTCAATGCCCGCCGGGTCGGCGAGACGGAGCGGGTGGCGGACTGGGAGGACGCGGTCTTCCTGTCCTTCGACCCGGCCGCCGCGATCCTCCTGAAGGACTGA
- a CDS encoding ABC transporter permease subunit produces MNRRPVFLITMLCFGFAFFYIPILSMMVYSFNGSRLATVWGGFSTKWYVSLLSNRQVLKAAVLSLQIAVVSATMATILGAMAGIALARFKRFRGRTLFSGLVTAPLVMPEVITGIASLMLFILMAEWIGWPAQRGFTTVTLAHITFSMVFVTTIVHSRLVQADEAIEEAAMDLGSRPWQVMKDITLPVISPAILSGWLLAFTISLDDVVITNFTTGPGTTTLPILIWSKVKLGVTPDINALATITVCIVGIGVAVAGWVLNRAEKRRDRDAQLAYQENT; encoded by the coding sequence ATGAACCGCCGTCCCGTCTTCCTCATAACCATGCTCTGCTTCGGCTTCGCGTTCTTCTACATCCCGATCCTGTCGATGATGGTCTATTCCTTCAACGGCTCGCGGCTGGCGACCGTCTGGGGCGGGTTCTCGACGAAATGGTATGTCTCGCTCCTGTCGAACCGGCAGGTGTTGAAGGCTGCCGTCCTGTCGCTCCAGATCGCGGTGGTCAGCGCGACGATGGCGACGATCCTTGGCGCGATGGCGGGCATCGCGCTCGCCCGGTTCAAGCGGTTCCGGGGACGGACGCTGTTTTCCGGCCTCGTCACCGCGCCCCTGGTCATGCCCGAGGTGATCACCGGCATCGCCTCGCTCATGCTCTTCATCCTGATGGCGGAATGGATCGGCTGGCCCGCCCAGCGCGGCTTCACCACGGTGACGCTCGCCCACATCACCTTCTCGATGGTTTTCGTCACAACCATCGTCCATTCGCGGCTGGTTCAGGCCGACGAGGCGATCGAGGAGGCGGCGATGGACCTCGGCTCCCGCCCCTGGCAGGTGATGAAGGATATCACGCTGCCGGTTATTTCGCCGGCGATCCTGTCGGGCTGGCTCCTGGCCTTCACCATCTCGCTCGACGACGTGGTGATCACCAACTTCACCACCGGGCCGGGAACGACGACGCTACCGATCCTGATCTGGTCGAAGGTGAAACTCGGCGTGACGCCCGACATCAACGCGCTTGCAACGATCACGGTCTGCATCGTGGGAATCGGCGTCGCGGTCGCGGGCTGGGTGCTGAACCGGGCCGAAAAACGGCGCGACCGAGATGCCCAGCTGGCCTATCAGGAAAACACATGA
- a CDS encoding polyamine ABC transporter substrate-binding protein → MTKLTRRTALTAIGGALALPYVRPSWAQSGTVNVYNWADYIGETTLSDFEAATGIGVVYDTYSSAEEMQAKMLAGSTGYDVVDHAGIDMPRAIAAGIYEKLDKALLPNWKNLDPEILRILAGWDEGNAYGMPYMWGSVGFTYNVDLVNERIPGADMTSMDLIFKPENAEKLADCGISILDSPSDIMLMVLKYLGLDGDTTNVEDYQKVVEAFKPIRQYIRTFDNTNYLNAIPNGELCAVNNWSGDYATAAGRAAEAGIEMNLAYFVPKTGAPAWVDCMAIPADAPNRENAYKFLDFMMQPEVAAGCTNYTYYANANVPAREFVLQEILDDPAVYPDAETIGRMWAPKPFSEEQDRAMTRAWQEIKSG, encoded by the coding sequence ATGACGAAACTGACACGGCGGACGGCGCTTACCGCGATCGGCGGCGCCCTGGCGCTGCCCTATGTCCGGCCCTCCTGGGCCCAGTCGGGTACGGTCAATGTCTACAACTGGGCCGACTATATCGGTGAAACGACGCTGTCGGACTTCGAGGCGGCGACGGGGATCGGGGTGGTCTACGACACCTATTCCTCGGCCGAGGAAATGCAGGCCAAGATGCTCGCCGGCTCGACCGGTTACGACGTCGTCGACCACGCCGGCATCGACATGCCGCGCGCCATCGCGGCAGGCATCTACGAAAAGCTCGACAAGGCGCTCTTGCCGAACTGGAAGAACCTCGACCCCGAGATCTTGCGCATCCTCGCCGGCTGGGACGAGGGCAACGCCTACGGCATGCCCTATATGTGGGGCTCGGTCGGCTTCACCTATAATGTCGATTTGGTCAACGAACGCATTCCGGGCGCCGACATGACCTCGATGGATCTGATCTTCAAACCGGAGAATGCAGAAAAGCTCGCCGATTGCGGAATTTCGATCCTCGACAGCCCCTCCGACATCATGCTGATGGTTCTGAAATACCTCGGGCTCGACGGCGACACGACGAATGTCGAGGATTATCAGAAGGTCGTCGAGGCGTTCAAACCGATCCGCCAGTACATCCGCACCTTCGACAACACCAATTACCTCAACGCGATCCCGAACGGAGAGCTCTGCGCCGTCAACAACTGGTCCGGCGACTACGCGACCGCTGCCGGCCGCGCGGCGGAGGCCGGAATCGAGATGAATCTGGCCTATTTCGTGCCGAAAACCGGGGCGCCCGCCTGGGTCGACTGCATGGCGATCCCCGCCGACGCGCCGAACCGCGAAAATGCCTACAAGTTCTTGGACTTCATGATGCAGCCGGAAGTCGCGGCGGGCTGCACGAACTACACCTACTACGCCAATGCGAACGTTCCCGCGCGGGAGTTCGTCCTGCAAGAAATCCTCGACGACCCGGCTGTCTATCCGGACGCCGAGACGATCGGCCGGATGTGGGCGCCGAAACCCTTCTCTGAAGAGCAGGACCGCGCCATGACCCGCGCCTGGCAGGAGATCAAGTCGGGCTGA
- a CDS encoding aromatic ring-hydroxylating oxygenase subunit alpha, whose translation MTTAVTPIKVPNDWDRRGLPGWTYHSKALFELERTEVFLTHWQIGGHVGDIPAPGDWLTFDLLGERALIIRGKDGVVRAFHNLCRHRGARLADGDSGHCKNAMVCPFHGWVYNLDGTLRGAARPESFGDMERSDFGLKPVEMEIWQGFLFLRFLPGPQPSVATLMRPFEADFAAYRSDALLPAEAGNWSGATLPVNWKSVRDVDNEGYHVAMAHPALQDLYGRTYRDMVYPGGISHSTAEFGDQPGRLWSVRQYLKFSPRPDWLPERLRRSWTYYGIFPNSVIAFTPEGAQYYQDIPLSRDETYLNGRLYRQAHETRQTRAARYLAYRIDRDTSQEDQQLSIWSNESMKSTAFDDFHLSDLEYGVRAHHDQLRRVLPVTCLPDAPDEDRVAGLNEDLRSAGANPA comes from the coding sequence ATGACCACCGCCGTAACGCCGATCAAGGTGCCGAACGACTGGGACCGCCGGGGCCTGCCCGGCTGGACCTATCATTCCAAGGCGCTCTTCGAGCTCGAACGCACCGAGGTGTTCCTGACCCACTGGCAGATCGGCGGTCATGTCGGCGACATCCCGGCGCCCGGCGACTGGCTGACCTTCGATCTTCTCGGCGAACGCGCGCTGATCATCCGTGGCAAGGACGGCGTCGTCCGCGCCTTTCACAACCTCTGCCGGCATCGCGGCGCCCGGCTGGCCGACGGCGATTCCGGGCATTGCAAGAACGCGATGGTCTGCCCGTTCCACGGCTGGGTCTACAACCTCGACGGAACCCTGCGCGGCGCGGCGCGGCCCGAAAGCTTCGGTGATATGGAGCGCTCCGATTTCGGGCTGAAGCCCGTCGAAATGGAAATCTGGCAGGGATTCCTGTTCCTGCGCTTCCTGCCCGGCCCGCAGCCTTCGGTGGCCACGCTGATGCGGCCGTTCGAGGCCGATTTCGCTGCCTACAGGTCAGACGCGCTCTTGCCGGCCGAAGCCGGCAACTGGAGCGGCGCCACCCTTCCCGTAAACTGGAAATCGGTGCGCGACGTGGACAACGAAGGATATCACGTCGCGATGGCGCATCCGGCCTTGCAGGACCTCTATGGTCGGACCTATCGCGATATGGTCTATCCCGGCGGAATCTCGCATTCGACCGCGGAATTCGGCGACCAGCCGGGCCGGCTCTGGTCGGTTCGGCAATACCTGAAATTCAGCCCCCGGCCGGACTGGCTGCCTGAACGGCTGCGCCGGTCCTGGACCTATTACGGGATCTTCCCGAACTCGGTCATCGCCTTCACGCCCGAAGGCGCCCAGTACTATCAGGACATTCCGCTGTCGCGGGACGAGACCTATCTCAACGGGCGCCTCTACCGTCAAGCGCATGAAACGCGCCAAACCCGGGCGGCGCGCTACCTGGCCTACCGGATCGACCGCGACACCTCGCAAGAGGATCAGCAACTGTCGATCTGGTCGAACGAGTCGATGAAATCGACGGCCTTCGACGATTTCCACCTGTCCGATCTGGAATACGGGGTGCGCGCGCATCACGACCAATTGCGTCGCGTCCTTCCCGTCACTTGTCTGCCCGATGCACCGGACGAAGACCGGGTGGCCGGCCTCAACGAAGATTTGCGTAGCGCTGGCGCGAATCCGGCATAA
- a CDS encoding dimethylsulfonioproprionate lyase family protein: MTANDDLRARADLNAAIGQPGSGRLRYAAAMHFYRKGHLSPEALEVYRICSPKDGEDPAPLLAARGMRVDVPAPEAPELAIRLLVEEVDRYLVTLAGPGIAEVRSLTAKWRGGPVRASNSPNPVVDAHLAAALDAMEADQPALATALRAATPHLPWITYGLYPPEEIGEAFLTGHAYATLVGADGAIPAEEFDLGIFLIAPHVLYRDHAHPAPELYAPLTGPHGWRFGPGTPLIVKPAHQPVWNEPEAPHMTKVGPVPFLCLFGWTKDVDLPARVLPAEDWPDLEALRIGG, from the coding sequence ATGACCGCGAACGACGACCTGCGCGCCCGCGCAGACCTGAACGCCGCGATCGGCCAGCCCGGATCGGGCCGGCTGCGCTACGCGGCGGCGATGCATTTCTACCGCAAGGGGCATCTGTCCCCCGAAGCGCTGGAGGTCTACCGGATCTGCTCGCCGAAGGACGGCGAGGATCCGGCGCCCCTTCTCGCCGCGCGGGGGATGAGGGTCGATGTGCCGGCCCCGGAAGCGCCCGAGCTTGCGATCCGGCTTCTCGTTGAAGAGGTCGACCGTTACCTCGTCACACTGGCGGGACCGGGCATCGCGGAAGTCCGGAGCCTGACCGCGAAGTGGCGCGGCGGACCTGTCCGGGCGAGCAACTCGCCCAACCCGGTCGTGGATGCACATCTCGCGGCCGCCCTCGACGCGATGGAGGCAGATCAGCCGGCGCTGGCCACCGCACTCCGCGCGGCCACCCCGCATCTCCCTTGGATCACCTACGGGCTCTACCCGCCGGAGGAGATCGGCGAGGCGTTCCTGACCGGCCACGCCTATGCCACCCTTGTCGGCGCCGACGGCGCGATCCCGGCCGAGGAATTCGACCTCGGCATCTTTCTCATCGCGCCCCATGTGCTCTACCGCGACCACGCCCATCCGGCGCCCGAACTTTACGCGCCCCTGACCGGCCCGCATGGCTGGCGCTTCGGGCCGGGGACGCCATTGATCGTCAAGCCGGCGCACCAGCCGGTCTGGAACGAGCCGGAAGCGCCGCACATGACGAAGGTCGGCCCGGTCCCGTTCCTGTGCCTCTTCGGCTGGACGAAGGACGTGGACCTGCCGGCACGGGTGCTGCCGGCAGAGGATTGGCCGGACCTGGAAGCATTGCGGATCGGAGGATGA